A window of Ignavibacterium sp. contains these coding sequences:
- the hemB gene encoding porphobilinogen synthase gives MSTYPIIRHRRLRYNPIIRDMVRETVLTKNDLIYPLFVVPGSNVKNPVKSMPGVYQMSIDKIVEECKEVRDLGIPAIILFGIPEHKDEKGSEAYDPEGIIQRAVRAIKKEVKDLVVITDVCMCEYTSHGHCGLLHGEEILNDETVELLAKEALTHAQAGADMIAPSDMMDGRVAAIRKILDDNGFNKIPIMSYAAKYASGFYGPFRDAAESTPAFGDRRSHQMDIGNINEAIREVEEDIKEGADIVMVKPAGPYLDVIREVKQRFGMPTAAYQVSGEYSMIKAAGANGWIDEERVMVEAAFAIKRAGADMFLTYFAKDLAKWIDKTNK, from the coding sequence ATGTCAACTTATCCGATCATTCGTCACCGTCGTTTAAGATATAATCCTATTATCAGAGATATGGTGAGAGAAACCGTTCTTACCAAAAACGATCTTATCTATCCATTGTTTGTTGTTCCCGGAAGCAATGTAAAAAATCCGGTTAAGTCAATGCCGGGAGTTTATCAAATGTCTATCGATAAAATTGTTGAGGAATGCAAAGAAGTTCGGGATCTTGGAATTCCTGCAATCATTTTATTTGGAATTCCGGAACACAAAGATGAAAAAGGTTCTGAAGCTTATGACCCGGAAGGAATAATTCAACGAGCTGTAAGGGCAATTAAAAAGGAAGTAAAAGATTTAGTTGTTATAACCGATGTATGTATGTGTGAGTATACTTCACACGGGCATTGCGGACTTTTACACGGAGAAGAAATTCTTAACGACGAAACAGTCGAACTCCTTGCAAAAGAAGCACTCACTCACGCTCAGGCAGGCGCAGATATGATTGCACCATCTGATATGATGGATGGAAGAGTTGCTGCAATCAGAAAAATTCTTGATGATAACGGATTTAATAAAATTCCAATTATGAGTTACGCCGCTAAATATGCAAGCGGATTTTACGGACCTTTCAGAGATGCGGCAGAATCAACTCCGGCTTTTGGTGACAGAAGATCACATCAGATGGATATTGGTAATATTAACGAAGCAATTCGTGAAGTTGAAGAAGATATTAAAGAAGGTGCTGATATTGTTATGGTTAAACCAGCGGGACCATATCTTGATGTAATCAGAGAAGTGAAACAGAGATTTGGAATGCCAACGGCAGCTTATCAGGTTAGTGGTGAGTACTCAATGATTAAAGCTGCTGGTGCAAATGGATGGATTGACGAAGAACGCGTAATGGTTGAAGCGGCATTTGCGATTAAAAGAGCAGGCGCTGATATGTTCTTAACATATTTTGCCAAAGATTTAGCAAAGTGGATAGATAAAACAAATAAATAG
- a CDS encoding glycosyltransferase family 9 protein translates to MSLFKAIKKKYPDSYITLVASKTNYEIPFFEINPYINRVLIYDKSSSKTVLNFYKQLRDRKYQYGFVPSTIKISRTSHLINFLSGAKVRVGVNSVDGTKNKSAFLLNLKNDFTWKNKHQLVRNLEIARLAGFELTDDEMDEIKFSFTENEITFAKMFLKENFNNSSKKIVAFHPGAGKKANTYPTEKFIQLIKMIYQKYRNYILITSGWTDDLIISKIKSDLDNEKIEYTIAHNFPVKKLGAILSLVDLYITNDTGTMHIAGFSGAKMISLFGPTNPYEWAPINKNSFFIKSQTEKIEDIAVEDIYTLAEKVIELK, encoded by the coding sequence TTGAGTCTTTTTAAAGCAATCAAAAAAAAGTATCCTGATTCTTACATTACTTTAGTTGCTTCCAAAACAAATTATGAAATACCTTTTTTTGAAATCAATCCATATATAAACCGTGTTTTGATTTATGATAAATCTTCCTCCAAAACTGTTCTGAATTTTTATAAGCAACTTCGTGACAGGAAATATCAGTATGGCTTTGTTCCTTCTACAATAAAGATTTCGAGAACATCACATTTGATTAATTTTTTATCCGGTGCGAAGGTAAGAGTTGGTGTTAATTCTGTTGATGGAACTAAAAACAAATCGGCATTTTTACTTAATCTTAAAAATGATTTTACCTGGAAAAACAAACATCAACTTGTTCGTAATCTTGAAATTGCAAGACTTGCAGGATTTGAATTGACAGACGATGAGATGGACGAAATAAAATTTTCATTCACTGAAAATGAGATTACTTTCGCAAAAATGTTTCTTAAAGAAAATTTTAATAATTCTTCAAAGAAAATAGTTGCATTTCATCCCGGCGCTGGTAAAAAAGCGAACACTTATCCAACAGAAAAATTTATTCAGTTAATCAAAATGATTTATCAAAAATACAGGAATTATATTTTAATTACTTCCGGGTGGACTGACGATTTAATAATCAGCAAAATAAAATCTGATTTGGATAATGAAAAAATTGAATATACAATTGCCCACAATTTTCCTGTTAAAAAACTTGGAGCAATTTTATCACTCGTAGATCTTTACATAACTAACGACACAGGAACAATGCACATTGCAGGATTTTCGGGAGCTAAAATGATTTCTCTTTTTGGTCCGACTAATCCTTATGAATGGGCACCAATAAATAAAAACTCTTTCTTCATTAAATCACAAACGGAAAAGATTGAAGACATAGCCGTTGAAGATATTTATACTCTGGCTGAAAAAGTAATTGAACTAAAATGA
- a CDS encoding Mut7-C RNAse domain-containing protein, protein MKINQKRVFIRFYEELNDFLPKEKQKKRFTHNFIDRTSVKDLIESLGIPHTEVDLILVNGKSVSFNYLIKDGDDISVYPVFESLDISDVQHLRPKPLRKPKFICDVHLGKLTRNLRMFGIDVHYKNNLSDEKIVEVALSEKRTILTRDIGLLKRSEVTHGYFVRNDDPEKQTSEVLQRFQLHKIIKPFTLCLECGNKLVRIAKKDIIDLLPENVKNQQNKFFYCVNCKKIYWAGSHFNNMNLFIKTFSKMF, encoded by the coding sequence ATGAAAATAAATCAGAAAAGAGTTTTTATAAGATTTTATGAAGAGTTAAACGATTTCCTTCCAAAAGAAAAACAGAAAAAAAGATTTACTCACAACTTTATCGACAGAACCTCCGTAAAGGATTTGATTGAATCACTTGGTATCCCTCACACCGAAGTTGATCTGATTCTTGTTAATGGCAAATCGGTTTCATTTAACTATCTTATTAAAGACGGAGATGATATTTCAGTTTATCCGGTTTTTGAAAGTCTTGATATTTCAGATGTGCAACATCTTCGTCCGAAACCTTTGCGTAAACCAAAATTCATTTGCGATGTTCACCTTGGAAAGCTTACAAGAAATTTAAGAATGTTCGGAATAGATGTTCATTATAAAAATAATCTGAGCGATGAAAAAATCGTTGAAGTAGCGCTATCAGAAAAACGTACAATTCTTACAAGAGATATTGGCTTATTAAAAAGAAGCGAAGTGACTCATGGTTATTTTGTGCGAAATGATGATCCTGAAAAACAAACATCAGAAGTCTTGCAAAGATTTCAGCTTCATAAAATAATCAAACCGTTCACACTCTGTCTTGAATGCGGCAATAAGTTGGTAAGAATTGCAAAGAAGGATATCATCGATTTGCTTCCCGAGAATGTTAAAAATCAACAAAATAAATTTTTCTATTGCGTCAATTGCAAAAAAATTTATTGGGCAGGAAGCCACTTTAATAACATGAATTTGTTCATAAAAACATTTTCGAAAATGTTTTAA
- a CDS encoding outer membrane beta-barrel protein → MKKLLLVLFVTVFAVAFTNAQSKMGASVQGLVSFPTGDFGDGAGTGFGATGTFTYSVSPMLDVTGSVGYVKWGTKESIPGYEVSFSDIPILVGLRYAFGKGHFLPYVAAEAGLHMLASSVKGSLFGFTIDDSSTETKFGIAPGVGFLYKFNPKTSLDVTAKYNMIFTEGSSTTHLSVNAGVAFAL, encoded by the coding sequence ATGAAAAAACTTCTTCTCGTTCTATTTGTAACTGTATTCGCAGTTGCATTTACAAACGCTCAAAGTAAAATGGGCGCTTCTGTTCAGGGTTTAGTTTCATTCCCAACCGGGGATTTCGGTGATGGAGCTGGAACAGGATTTGGCGCTACCGGTACTTTTACCTACTCAGTATCTCCAATGTTAGATGTAACCGGATCAGTAGGATATGTTAAATGGGGAACAAAAGAAAGCATTCCTGGTTATGAAGTGTCTTTCTCAGATATTCCAATATTAGTTGGATTGAGATATGCTTTCGGCAAAGGGCATTTTCTACCTTATGTCGCAGCCGAAGCAGGATTGCATATGCTGGCTTCTTCGGTTAAAGGCTCACTTTTCGGATTCACGATTGACGACTCTTCTACCGAAACTAAATTTGGCATCGCACCCGGAGTTGGTTTCTTATACAAATTTAATCCTAAAACCTCACTTGATGTGACAGCTAAATATAATATGATATTTACTGAAGGATCATCAACCACGCACTTAAGTGTTAATGCCGGTGTAGCTTTTGCATTATAA
- a CDS encoding thioredoxin family protein gives MKKIFLSFVLILSVLAGCKKAGTTDNLDWETNLETALQKAQKENKTVLVNFTGSDWCIWCQRLSNEVFSQSEFEKFAKENLILVKIDFPKNIEQSMETKMYNNQLAQRFGVEGFPTIFLLNKNGDVILQTGYQPGGPVNYVNHLKSYM, from the coding sequence TTGAAAAAAATATTTTTATCATTCGTTTTAATACTTTCAGTATTAGCAGGTTGTAAAAAAGCCGGCACAACAGATAATCTTGATTGGGAAACAAATCTGGAAACAGCTTTACAAAAAGCTCAGAAAGAAAATAAAACTGTTTTAGTGAACTTCACCGGAAGCGATTGGTGCATCTGGTGTCAGAGATTAAGTAATGAAGTGTTTTCACAAAGCGAATTTGAAAAATTTGCAAAAGAAAATCTGATACTTGTAAAAATTGACTTCCCGAAAAACATCGAGCAATCGATGGAAACAAAAATGTATAACAATCAGCTTGCTCAGAGATTTGGTGTAGAAGGATTTCCAACAATATTTCTTTTGAATAAAAACGGAGATGTTATTTTACAAACCGGATATCAACCGGGCGGACCAGTAAATTATGTTAATCACTTGAAGTCTTATATGTAA
- a CDS encoding YqaA family protein — translation MKLLRKLYDWVLHWAETPYGPIALFILAFAESSFFPIPPDALLIALVLGATTKAFRFALNCTIASVLGALLGYTIGHFLWWTPSNEFTSIAMFFFNNIPGFTEKLFFDVQKMYDQYDFWIVFTAGFTPIPYKVITISSGAFNINLPMFVFASVISRGARFFLVAFLIWKFGPQIRTFIDKYFNWLAIAFTVLLIGGFVVIKYAI, via the coding sequence ATGAAATTGTTAAGAAAACTTTACGACTGGGTTCTTCACTGGGCCGAAACTCCTTATGGACCGATAGCTTTATTTATTCTTGCTTTTGCAGAATCATCTTTCTTCCCAATACCACCGGACGCTCTTTTGATTGCTTTGGTACTTGGTGCTACGACAAAAGCTTTCAGGTTTGCACTAAATTGCACTATTGCTTCAGTTCTGGGTGCTTTGCTTGGTTATACCATCGGACATTTTCTGTGGTGGACACCTTCAAACGAATTCACTTCAATTGCAATGTTTTTTTTTAATAACATCCCTGGCTTTACGGAAAAACTTTTTTTCGATGTTCAGAAAATGTACGATCAATACGATTTCTGGATTGTTTTTACTGCCGGCTTCACGCCGATACCTTATAAAGTAATTACTATTTCGTCAGGTGCGTTTAATATCAATTTACCGATGTTTGTTTTTGCTTCAGTCATAAGTCGAGGTGCAAGATTTTTTTTGGTGGCTTTTCTGATATGGAAATTCGGGCCACAGATAAGAACTTTTATTGACAAATATTTTAACTGGCTGGCAATCGCTTTTACCGTTTTATTAATAGGCGGATTCGTCGTAATCAAATATGCAATTTGA
- the malQ gene encoding 4-alpha-glucanotransferase has protein sequence MKFERNAGILLHPTSLPSKYGIGDLGNDAFLFIDFLEKAGQKLWQVFPLGPTGYGDSPYQCFSAFAGNPNLISPDKLKDEGLLSDNDLKDIPDHNPHQIDYGQVIEYKKSLLRKAFQNFKDKFKSYKNDFESFEKEHSDWLDDFSFFMAAKDAHGGIVWKDWDKGLVHRDKKTMSEWKEKLSDDIFYHKFVQYEFFNQWYAVKEYANLKGIKIIGDMPIFIAYDSADLWANKHLFTVDENGKLETVAGVPPDYFSPTGQLWGNPLYKWKEMEKDDFLWWRKRFANLFKLVDIVRIDHFRGFEAYWEIPGDAPTAETGRWVKAPGEKLFKSIINHLGDVPILAEDLGVITPEVEALRDMFNFPGMKILQFAFGTGMETKFLPHNYVQNCVVYTGSHDNDTTRAYFEKAKQDKDSDIYEHMQKYLNYFGDDVVYELIRLAYASVANLVIIPMQDILNLGGEARMNFPGKLGGNWTWRFTWDQIDKNLHLKYLGLAKLYERPPAPKKVEKIETVEAD, from the coding sequence ATGAAATTTGAGCGCAATGCTGGAATTCTTCTTCACCCGACTTCCCTTCCTTCGAAATACGGAATTGGAGATCTCGGAAATGATGCTTTTTTGTTTATTGATTTTTTAGAGAAAGCAGGACAAAAACTCTGGCAGGTTTTTCCTCTTGGTCCAACCGGATATGGTGATTCGCCTTATCAATGTTTTTCTGCATTTGCCGGAAATCCAAATTTAATTAGTCCTGATAAACTTAAGGATGAAGGATTGCTTTCAGATAATGACTTAAAAGATATTCCTGACCACAATCCACATCAGATTGATTATGGTCAGGTAATTGAATATAAAAAATCATTACTCAGAAAAGCATTCCAAAATTTTAAAGATAAATTCAAAAGTTATAAGAATGATTTTGAATCCTTTGAAAAAGAACATTCAGATTGGCTCGATGATTTTTCCTTTTTCATGGCTGCAAAAGATGCTCACGGAGGAATTGTCTGGAAGGATTGGGATAAAGGTCTTGTGCACAGAGATAAAAAAACGATGAGTGAATGGAAAGAAAAATTATCCGACGATATTTTTTATCACAAGTTTGTTCAATATGAATTTTTTAATCAATGGTATGCTGTTAAAGAATATGCAAACTTAAAAGGAATTAAGATAATTGGTGATATGCCTATTTTCATTGCTTATGATAGTGCAGACCTTTGGGCAAATAAACATTTGTTCACCGTGGATGAAAACGGAAAACTTGAAACAGTAGCGGGAGTTCCACCGGATTATTTTTCACCGACAGGACAACTTTGGGGTAATCCTCTTTACAAATGGAAAGAAATGGAAAAAGATGATTTCCTTTGGTGGAGAAAAAGATTTGCAAATTTGTTTAAGCTGGTTGACATAGTTCGTATTGATCACTTCAGAGGATTCGAAGCTTACTGGGAAATTCCCGGCGATGCACCAACAGCTGAAACAGGCAGATGGGTTAAAGCTCCCGGAGAAAAATTATTCAAATCAATTATCAATCATCTTGGTGATGTTCCTATTCTGGCTGAAGATCTTGGTGTTATTACACCTGAAGTTGAAGCATTGAGAGATATGTTTAATTTTCCCGGAATGAAAATACTTCAGTTTGCTTTTGGTACTGGTATGGAGACAAAATTTCTTCCACATAATTATGTTCAGAACTGTGTTGTCTACACCGGTTCTCACGATAATGATACAACGCGTGCTTATTTCGAAAAAGCAAAACAGGATAAAGATTCAGATATTTATGAGCATATGCAAAAATATCTTAACTATTTTGGTGATGATGTGGTATATGAATTAATTCGTTTGGCTTATGCTTCTGTTGCTAATCTTGTAATCATTCCGATGCAGGATATTCTCAATCTTGGCGGTGAAGCACGAATGAATTTCCCGGGGAAATTAGGTGGAAACTGGACATGGAGATTTACCTGGGATCAAATTGATAAGAATCTTCATCTGAAATATCTCGGTCTTGCAAAGCTTTACGAAAGACCGCCTGCACCAAAAAAGGTTGAAAAAATAGAGACAGTAGAAGCCGATTAA
- a CDS encoding MOSC N-terminal beta barrel domain-containing protein, translating to MSLTLTEIFVYPIKSLGGISLTEAFVERRGLQYDRRMMLVDENGIFITQRDFPQMALLKTKIEDNTLKVYHSQLNHSIILSLNNENVTSLNKIKVKIWDDICEASLISKEADDFFSDMIGTKCRLVYMPEDEIRIVDRERKYVTDEHIVGFADGYPFLIIGQSSLDDLNRRLENPLPINRFRPNLVFSGGQPFEEDNWKDFFIGEIKFRAVKPCARCVITTTDQQTAERSNEPLRTLSTFRRNGNKVLFGMNLVAYNSGNVKVGDNITLL from the coding sequence ATGAGTTTGACACTAACTGAAATTTTTGTTTATCCTATTAAATCGCTCGGTGGAATCTCTTTAACTGAAGCTTTTGTTGAGCGAAGAGGACTTCAATACGATAGAAGAATGATGCTTGTTGATGAGAATGGAATATTTATCACTCAAAGAGACTTCCCGCAAATGGCATTATTAAAAACAAAAATTGAAGATAATACTTTAAAAGTGTATCACTCTCAATTAAACCATTCAATCATTCTTTCACTCAATAACGAAAATGTTACCTCACTTAATAAAATAAAAGTGAAAATCTGGGATGACATCTGCGAAGCTTCCCTCATATCAAAAGAAGCAGATGATTTTTTTTCTGATATGATTGGTACAAAATGCAGGTTAGTTTATATGCCCGAAGATGAAATAAGAATTGTTGATCGTGAAAGAAAATATGTGACTGATGAACACATCGTTGGTTTTGCTGATGGATATCCTTTCCTGATAATCGGACAATCATCACTTGATGATTTAAATCGCAGATTAGAAAATCCATTACCAATAAATCGTTTCAGACCAAACCTGGTATTTTCGGGAGGACAACCTTTTGAAGAAGATAATTGGAAAGACTTTTTTATTGGCGAAATAAAATTTCGTGCTGTAAAACCTTGTGCGCGTTGTGTAATTACAACAACCGATCAGCAAACTGCGGAAAGAAGTAATGAGCCGCTGAGAACTCTTTCAACATTCAGAAGAAATGGAAATAAAGTTTTGTTCGGAATGAACCTGGTTGCTTACAATTCTGGCAATGTAAAAGTTGGTGATAATATTACACTTCTTTAG
- the hemG gene encoding protoporphyrinogen oxidase, with product MMSKTIVVIGAGISGLTTAYLLSKRGFNIRILERKSEVGGSIESIKENGFLFDRGPNSALETTPLISQLVEELNLKDELLYANKAANKRYILRNDELHALPMSPPALIKTKLFSTKAKFRLLAEPFIGRSADGYYQSLAEFVRRRLGQEFLDYAINPFVAGVYAGRPEELSVKSAFPKLYALEEKYGGLIIGTIRSIRERKRRAEKSKQSAKMLSFKSGMIALPKAIANYFGDRLILSAEVNSIDKTADGYIVSYRHNGIDEAIVCDAVLSTVPSYVAGDLFTKFNGKFKTHCDSIYYPPVLVYFLAYNKKDIQQPLDGFGFLIPEKEKKSFLGALWSSVIFPYRADDGFATFTLFIGGSRNPDFVKEDRNKLLEKVRREFEHLMKINGQPVYSANRFWEKAIPQYNIGYIEHERFFDEFEKQNPGLFISGNFRGGISVGDCIKNAELVTEKIVNQL from the coding sequence ATTATGTCAAAAACTATCGTAGTTATTGGTGCAGGAATTTCAGGACTTACAACAGCCTACCTTCTTTCTAAAAGAGGATTTAATATCAGAATATTAGAAAGAAAATCTGAAGTTGGTGGCTCAATTGAAAGTATTAAAGAAAATGGTTTTCTGTTCGATCGTGGTCCTAACAGTGCACTTGAAACAACTCCATTAATATCACAACTTGTAGAAGAACTGAATCTAAAAGATGAACTACTATACGCAAACAAGGCAGCTAATAAAAGATATATTTTAAGAAATGATGAACTACACGCTCTTCCGATGTCTCCGCCTGCTTTAATCAAAACAAAATTATTTTCTACAAAAGCAAAATTCAGATTACTCGCAGAACCATTTATCGGACGATCAGCAGATGGTTACTATCAAAGTCTTGCAGAGTTTGTAAGAAGAAGACTCGGACAGGAATTTCTGGATTATGCAATCAATCCTTTTGTTGCCGGAGTTTATGCCGGGAGACCTGAAGAGTTGAGCGTTAAATCAGCATTCCCAAAACTTTATGCTTTGGAAGAAAAATATGGTGGATTAATTATCGGAACAATCAGAAGCATTCGAGAAAGAAAAAGAAGAGCTGAAAAATCCAAACAGTCTGCAAAAATGCTGTCATTCAAGAGCGGTATGATTGCTTTGCCAAAAGCAATTGCTAATTATTTTGGAGATAGATTAATCCTTTCCGCAGAAGTTAATTCTATAGATAAAACTGCTGATGGATACATTGTATCATACAGACATAACGGAATAGATGAAGCAATAGTCTGTGATGCCGTGCTTTCCACTGTTCCATCTTATGTTGCCGGAGATTTATTTACAAAATTCAACGGGAAATTTAAAACACATTGTGATTCAATTTATTACCCACCAGTATTGGTTTATTTTCTTGCTTACAATAAAAAAGATATTCAGCAGCCGCTTGATGGTTTTGGTTTTTTAATTCCGGAAAAAGAAAAAAAATCTTTTCTTGGTGCTTTATGGAGTTCAGTTATTTTTCCATATCGTGCAGATGATGGCTTTGCTACTTTTACTTTATTCATTGGCGGAAGCCGCAATCCCGATTTTGTTAAAGAAGACAGGAATAAATTGCTCGAGAAAGTTAGAAGAGAATTTGAACATTTGATGAAAATAAATGGTCAGCCGGTTTATTCTGCTAACAGATTTTGGGAAAAAGCTATTCCACAGTACAACATTGGTTACATTGAACACGAAAGATTTTTTGACGAATTTGAAAAGCAAAATCCGGGATTATTCATAAGTGGAAATTTCCGAGGTGGAATTTCTGTTGGAGATTGCATAAAGAATGCAGAATTAGTAACTGAAAAAATTGTAAATCAATTATAA
- a CDS encoding TIGR00341 family protein yields MKINKNLRLIVLLREILHDRFNLEEDKASEEEIIENVKKGIEFRGMNLWVLIFAIFIASIGLNVNSTAVIIGAMLISPLMGPIMGIGLGIGINDFELIKKSYKNLGVAVLISVITSTFYFLITPLSDAQSELLARTTPTIWDVFIALFGGLAGIVAATRKSISNVIPGVAIATALMPPLCTAGFGLASGNLSYFFGAFYLFFINSVFISLATYIIVRFMKFHKREFLDPLKEVKVKRSIIAVVLITVIPSIIMAYNIVNRTFIEKNAQQFIQNELNFPNSQVISRKVNFDSSRVKIEVFMLGAPIESSLIDIARQKLPKYKLQDAELVVKQGVAEGSRVDLSALRAGVIEELYRKNEEIIKNKDKQIQLLESQIALYSKNQFNVEEISREAKALFNNITELSVQRSFVMNFKENKIDTVTIGYVRFGSRVSGTERRKLNNWLKERTNSDNFKLIVN; encoded by the coding sequence ATGAAAATCAATAAAAATCTTCGTTTAATTGTTTTGTTAAGAGAGATACTACACGATAGATTTAATCTTGAAGAAGACAAAGCATCTGAAGAAGAAATTATTGAGAATGTAAAAAAAGGAATTGAGTTCCGCGGAATGAATCTGTGGGTTTTAATTTTTGCAATCTTTATCGCATCAATAGGATTAAATGTAAATTCAACGGCTGTGATAATCGGTGCAATGCTTATCTCTCCGCTTATGGGACCAATAATGGGCATCGGATTAGGAATTGGAATAAACGATTTTGAGCTGATAAAAAAATCTTATAAAAATCTTGGCGTTGCTGTTTTAATAAGTGTAATCACTTCAACATTCTATTTTCTTATTACACCACTTAGCGATGCTCAATCAGAATTACTTGCAAGAACAACTCCGACAATATGGGATGTTTTTATTGCATTATTTGGTGGGCTTGCCGGAATAGTTGCTGCAACGAGAAAAAGTATAAGCAATGTAATTCCGGGAGTTGCTATCGCCACAGCTTTGATGCCTCCGCTTTGCACTGCTGGATTCGGACTTGCAAGTGGTAACCTGTCATATTTCTTCGGAGCGTTTTATCTTTTTTTTATAAACAGTGTGTTTATTAGTCTTGCCACTTATATCATCGTTAGGTTTATGAAATTCCACAAGAGAGAATTTCTTGATCCACTAAAAGAAGTGAAAGTTAAAAGGTCAATAATTGCAGTTGTTCTTATCACAGTTATTCCAAGCATTATTATGGCTTACAACATTGTTAACAGAACCTTCATTGAAAAGAATGCTCAACAGTTCATTCAGAATGAATTAAACTTTCCAAATTCTCAGGTAATCAGCAGAAAAGTTAATTTTGATTCCAGTCGTGTGAAGATTGAAGTATTTATGCTTGGGGCACCAATTGAATCAAGTTTAATTGATATTGCAAGACAAAAGTTACCCAAGTATAAACTACAAGATGCAGAGCTGGTTGTAAAGCAAGGGGTTGCGGAAGGAAGTCGTGTTGATTTAAGTGCACTTCGTGCCGGAGTGATCGAGGAACTTTATCGCAAGAATGAAGAGATAATTAAAAACAAAGACAAACAGATACAATTGCTGGAAAGTCAGATTGCATTGTATTCAAAAAATCAATTTAATGTAGAAGAAATATCCCGGGAAGCCAAAGCTCTTTTTAATAACATTACTGAATTGTCTGTGCAGCGTTCTTTTGTGATGAACTTTAAAGAAAATAAAATTGATACTGTTACAATCGGATATGTAAGATTTGGCTCTCGAGTTTCCGGAACTGAAAGAAGAAAGCTTAATAACTGGCTTAAAGAAAGAACTAACTCCGATAATTTTAAGTTGATAGTTAATTAA